Sequence from the candidate division WOR-3 bacterium genome:
CTCAATCAGGGCGTAAGGGATGTTCTCGGCTGCTGCGGTTACCATCACCCGGTCAAACGGTGCAAACTCCTTCCACCCCTCATTCCCATCACCAACCCTAAACCTGATGTTGCGGTAATCAAGCCGGTTTAACACCCTGCGCGCCGCCAGCGAAAGCTCCTCAATAATCTCAACCGTATAGACCATATCTGCCAGTTCTGCCAGAATTGCGGTCTGATAACCGGAGCCGGTGCCAATCTCCAGAACCCGACTGGTCTTCTCCACCTGCAGCGCCTCGGTCATTGCGGCAACAATATAGGGCTGGGAGATGGTCTGACCCTGACCGATGGGCAAAGGATAATCCTCATAAGCCTGATGCACAAAACCCTCAGGAACAAAAAGATGCCGCGGAACTTTTAGCATCGCATCCAGAACCCGCCTGTCCCTTACCCCCCTTGCCACAATCTGCTCCTCAACCATCCTTTTCCGTCTTTGGGTGAACTCATCAACCATTCAGAAAATAATACCCTTCCTCATCCATCCGGTCAACTAATCACAGAAAATGTCAGGGGGAAAACAGCCCCTCCTGA
This genomic interval carries:
- a CDS encoding protein-L-isoaspartate(D-aspartate) O-methyltransferase; the protein is MVDEFTQRRKRMVEEQIVARGVRDRRVLDAMLKVPRHLFVPEGFVHQAYEDYPLPIGQGQTISQPYIVAAMTEALQVEKTSRVLEIGTGSGYQTAILAELADMVYTVEIIEELSLAARRVLNRLDYRNIRFRVGDGNEGWKEFAPFDRVMVTAAAENIPYALIEQLVEGGRMVVPVGSYGGQSLILGVKHKSRLVQRHLMDVVFVPLVKGKPSVDSG